The following are encoded in a window of Platichthys flesus chromosome 11, fPlaFle2.1, whole genome shotgun sequence genomic DNA:
- the LOC133965240 gene encoding cortexin-3 encodes MDVPRMAEGLFSSTLSSSGGGHHVPSYLTLEQKAAFVFVLLLFIFLALLIVRCFRILLDPYRSMPSSNWTDHTEKDTFDYRIV; translated from the coding sequence ATGGACGTGCCCCGGATGGCTGAGGGCCTGTTCAGCAGCACGCTGTCCTCGTCCGGCGGCGGCCACCACGTGCCCTCCTACCTGACGCTGGAGCAGAAGGCCGCCTTCGTCTtcgtgctgctgctcttcatcttcctggCGCTGCTCATCGTGCGCTGCTTCCGGATCCTGCTGGACCCGTACCGCAGCATGCCCTCGTCCAACTGGACAGACCACACCGAGAAGGACACGTTCGACTACCGCATCGTCTGA
- the ptpn23a gene encoding tyrosine-protein phosphatase non-receptor type 23 — protein sequence MEAVPRMPMIWLDLKEAGEFPFSPAVRQFILKNYGENPDNYNEQLKKLETLRQGAVNVTRDFEGCSTLRKYFGQLHYLQSRVPMGPSQEAAVPISWTEIFSGKTVTHDDISYEQACILYNLGALHSMLGAMDNRVSEEGMKVSCTHFQCSAGAFSYLRDHFSHNFSVDMSHQILNLNINLMLGQAQECLLEKSMLDNRKSFLVARISAQVVDYYKEACRALENSETASMLGKIQKDWKKLVQMKIYYFASIAHLHMGKQAEEQQKYGERLAYLQSSMDKLSEAIKLAKGQPDSVQEALRFTMDVIGGKFNSAKKDNDFIYHETVPSLETLASVKGAPLVKALPVNPTDPTVTGPDLFSKLVPMAAHEASSLYSEEKAKLLRDIMAKIEIKNETLEQFMDSLGLEPESVDNLDMYSHIPPVLMEKCAALSVRPDTVKSLIQSMQVLSGVFTDVESSLREIRDVLEEDESSERVLQEVGGPSAGDVHPAAQGQALAEIHRDLEKYMEAHEKASFTNTELHRAMNLHISNLRLLGGPLESLREALPRPQLSEEEVAGLQCMKRILGKVQEMREQRGSLEKQLRDLIQHDDITSTLVTTERADMKRIFEDQLKKYEQVKVYIEQNLAAQENILKALTEANVQYASVRKGLIQTEQQWNGTVQGLVGSYEAYEDLMKKSQEGKEFYDDLEAKASRLLERSKALCQTRTEARKPVLEKETQKKPPARPTAAKPSLMPKNPDDDSACSSLDDPELAQLSAAILALGGDLPEELRSLPPDIPSLTNTRQPGPEAYIPPGVNLGGSSSLPWPGAQAAGHPRFPANLPPPELLARIAQFPTSGALPHGHLPQMPPQMQTVAGYRPPPLHAPQPTPVRPSTTTVDSIQAPIPSYAPTPHHPHPAGYPVPPHMGAYPQFMPQPGMPLRGPSQTHAAQPQQQKHPQHYPQAMGQQLPQGYQPAPMPGPHLQAQQGYPHGYMPQQPGIPPQYQQAFPGQMQNGFQPRPQFPQGYQTPQGYGPQQHHQMMPGSIPRPPQSAHPQMPAASQPAPPGSQPYLPHPNQQMPIGLPHQHMLPHQQQQMSMPPNAQQMPPHPQMQMPGGPRPQMPPTSQPMPPVSQNYMPPTSQHIHPAMHPQMPPASQPHMVPGPQVHMPRGPMPQMPPGALPHQHQHQHHLHPHPGQPPIPNMPQQPIRMPGQPQAQPPHSGGVCYPGGAPMMPQQPLAPQPAPPQPQVPLPMIHPQPATMYPSAPGPNVPASAPQQPTAMGPLGPSAQHMIQPSPAQPPVPPSPSPSPSPSPSPGPTSLGLRPTPAPTPGGTAPSTLPSPSAVSPSTSLFQRQNSSTDDLLSSSPESQPGGPKAPTNVLQPTKADPQDGERRKKSTQAVLVIQGDPYQAPERVARLHSELERYRAQVDSLEHPSETEGGLSVLDARWKELQEQQEKDARQLSIAIARCYTMKNRHQDVMPYDLNRVMLQSGKDDYINASYVEDLSPYCPRLIATQAPLSGTAADFWLMVYEQKVSLIVMLVSEQELDKGKVLRYFPTERGKQVAQGPITLSLTTQKTAPTHVERMISLQYRDQSLKRTVVHLQFTSWPELALPESKSNLLRFITEVHGHYLHQRPLHTPVVVHCSSGVGRTGAFCLLYAALQELEAGNGIPDLPVLVKKMRQQRKNMLQEKLHLKYCYESVLKHAENVLQRHGITTATCSKNTNSAATKPYSRQESQQDIVLGGDMPISSIQATIAKLSIRPPSATDPAMEQAEEPGGSILPDLDSLGTDIQLFQDADPPTDTQPPSSFSPPLSSPAHSPPPPNGLDVISPSPPAEAVPSVVPPPASSAPSSLDLLASMTPEAFSMEGGGRGKQRVTRQSFLQPAEGQGLHRTLGDKGDDPLGTLDPLWSLNKQ from the exons ATGGAGGCGGTGCCCCGGATGCCGATGATCTGGCTGGACCTGAAGGAGGCGGGCGAGTTCCCGTTCAGCCCGGCCGTCAGGCAG TTCATCTTGAAGAACTACGGAGAGAATCCTGACAACTACAAcgagcagctgaagaagctggagaCGCTGCGGCAG GGAGCAGTGAACGTGACGAGGGATTTCGAAGGATGCAGCACGTTGAGAAAATACTTTGGTCAGCTGCATTACCTCCAGAGCCGAGTACCCATGGGGCCGAGCCAGGAGGCTGCTGTGCCCATCTCATG GACTGAGATCTTCTCTGGAAAAACAGTCACTCATGACGACATCAGCTACGAACAAGCCTGCATCCTCTACAATCTGG GGGCCCTGCACTCCATGCTGGGAGCCATGGATAACAGGGTGTCTGaggag GGCATGAAGGTGTCATGTACCCACTTCCAGTGCTCAGCTGGAGCCTTCTCCTACCTGAGAGACCATTTCAGCCACAACTTCAGTGTGGACATGAGCCACCAGATCCTTAACCTTAACATTAACCTCATGCTG GGTCAGGCTCAGGAGTGTCTTCTGGAGAAGTCCATGTTGGACAACAGGAAGAGTTTCCTTGTTGCCCGTATCAGCGCTCAG gtggtggATTACTACAAAGAGGCCTGCAGGGCTCTGGAGAACTCGGAGACGGCCTCCATGCTGGGGAAGATCCAGAAGGACTGGAAGAAACTGGTTCAGATGAAGATCTACTACTTTGCTTCCATTGCACAC CTTCACATGGGAAAACAggcggaggagcagcagaagtacggagagCGG TTGGCGTACCTGCAGAGCTCCATGGACAAACTCAGTGAAGCCATCAAGCTGGCGAAG GGTCAACCTGACAGTGTGCAAGAGGCCTTGAGATTCACCATGGACGTTATTGGTGGAAA GTTCAATTCAGCCAAAAAGGACAATGACTTCATCTATCACGAGACAGTTCCTTCTCTGGAAACTCTGGCCTCAGTCAAAG GTGCACCACTGGTCAAAGCTCTCCCAGTCAACCCCACAGATCCCACCGTCACCGGACCAGATCTGTTCTCTAAGTTGGTGCCGATGGCTGCACATGAAGCGTCTTCTCTTTACAG TGAGGAGAAGGCCAAGCTGCTGAGGGACATCATGGCCAAGATAGAAATCAAGAACGAAACACTAGA GCAGTTCATGGACTCCCTGGGCTTGGAGCCGGAGTCTGTGGACAACTTGGACATGTACAGTCACATCCCCCCCGTCCTGATGGAGAAATGTGCGGCGCTCAGTGTCCGACCCGACACCGTCAAGAGCCTCATCCAATCCATGCAGG TTCTTTCAGGCGTCTTCACTGATGTGGAGTCTTCACTGAGGGAGATCAGAGACGTCCTGGAGGAAGACGAGAGCAGCGAGCGAGTGCTGCAGGAGGTCGGCGGCCCCTCCGCGGGCGACGTGCACCCGGCAGCACAGGGCCAGGCTCTGGCCGAGATCCACCGGGACCTGGAGAAGTACATGGAGGCCCACGAGAAGGCCAGCTTCACCAACACGGAGCTCCACCGGGCCATGAACCTGCACATCAGCAACCTGCGTCTGCTGGGGGGGCCACTGGAAAGTCTGAGAGAGGCCCTGCCCCGGCCCCAACTtagtgaag aggaAGTAGCCGGGCTGCAGTGCATGAAGCGGATCCTTGGGAAGGTCCAGGAGATGAGGGAACAGAGAGGCTCTTTGGAGAAGCAGCTCCGTGACCTCATCCAGCACGACGACATCACCTCCACCCTCGTCACCACGGAGCGGGCGGACATGAAG CGCATATTTGAGGACCAACTTAAGAAGTACGAGCAGGTGAAGGTTTACATCGAGCAGAACCTGGCAGCTCAGGAGAACATCCTAAAGGCCCTGACAGAGGCTAATGTCCAGTACGCCTCAGTTCGCAAGGGCCTGATCCAGACCGAGCAGCAGTGGAACGGCACCGTCCAGGGCCTGGTGGGCTCCTACGAAGCCTACGAGGACCTGATGAAGAAGTCCCAGGAGGGGAAGGAGTTCTACGATGACCTGGAGGCCAAAGCGTCCCGTCTGCTAGAGAGGTCGAAGGCCTTGTGTCAGACGAGAACCGAGGCGAGGAAGCCCGTGCTggaaaa AGAGACCCAGAAGAAGCCCCCAGCTCGACCCACCGCAGCAAAGCCCTCCCTGATGCCAAAGAATCCAGATGACGACTCTGCCTGCTCGAGCCTGGACGACCCGGAACTGGCCCAGCTCAGTGCAGCCATATTGGCCCTGGGAGGTGACCTACCAGAGGAGCTCCGCAGCCTCCCCCCCGACATTCCCTCCCTCACCAACACGCGTCAGCCCGGCCCTGAAGCCTACATCCCCCCCGGTGTGAACCTGGGTGGCAGCAGCTCTCTGCCCTGGCCTGGTGCTCAAGCTGCTGGTCATCCCCGCTTCCCCGCAAACCTGCCACCTCCAGAACTTTTGGCACGGATCGCTCAGTTTCCTACTTCAGGAGCTTTGCCACATGGACACCTTCCCCAGATGCCTCCACAAATGCAGACAGTGGCAGGTTATCGGCCACCCCCTCTTCATGCTCCCCAGCCGACACCAGTCCGACCCTCGACCACCACTGTGGACAGCATTCAGGCCCCGATCCCCAGCTACGCCCCGACACCGCACCACCCGCACCCAGCTGGCTACCCTGTCCCGCCACACATGGGGGCCTATCCCCAATTTATGCCCCAACCAGGGATGCCGCTTCGAGGCCCAAGCCAAACTCATGCAGCccaaccacagcagcagaaacatcCACAGCACTACCCCCAAGCCATGGGGCAACAGCTGCCTCAGGGCTATCAGCCTGCACCAATGCCTGGCCCTCACCTCCAGGCCCAGCAAGGCTACCCTCATGGATATATGCCCCAGCAGCCTGGTATTCCTCCACAGTACCAGCAGGCATTCCCAGGACAGATGCAAAATGGCTTCCAGCCGCGACCTCAGTTCCCACAAGGCTATCAGACTCCGCAGGGCTATGGGCCCCAGCAGCACCATCAGATGATGCCAGGCTCCATACCAAGGCCACCTCAAAGTGCACACCCACAAATGCCTGCAGCATCTCAGCCAGCTCCCCCCGGGTCACAGCCCTACCTGCCCCATCCCAACCAACAGATGCCCATTGGCCTCCCTCACCAACACATGTTGCCACACCAGCAGCAACAAATGTCAATGCCCCCCAATGCCCAGCAGATGCCGCCACACCCACAGATGCAGATGCCAGGAGGTCCCAGACCCCAGATGCCCCCCACAAGTCAGCCAATGCCACCGGTCTCACAGAACTACATGCCCCCCACCAGCCAGCACATTCATCCTGCCATGCACCCACAGATGCCCCCTGCCTCTCAACCTCATATGGTCCCTGGTCCTCAGGTCCACATGCCAAGGGGCCCTATGCCACAAATGCCCCCCGGTGCACTACCACATcaacatcagcatcagcatcaccTCCATCCCCACCCCGGACAGCCTCCTATACCAAACATGCCCCAGCAGCCTATTCGGATGCCCGGCCAGCCCCAAGCTCAGCCCCCTCACTCTGGGGGAGTGTGCTACCCAGGAGGGGCTCCAATGATGCCTCAGCAGCCCCTGGCCCCTCAGCCTGCTCCCCCCCAACCTCAGGTCCCACTCCCCATGATTCATCCACAGCCTGCTACTATGTACCCTTCAGCTCCAGGACCTAATGTACCTGCAAGTGCCCCACAGCAGCCCACTGCCATGGGACCCCTTGGTCCCTCTGCTCAGCACATGATCCAGCCCTCCCCTGCTCAACCACCTGTCCCTCCTTCCCCTTCACCTtccccctctccatctccttccccAGGCCCTACATCTCTGGGTCTCAGACCCACACCAGCCCCCACCCCCGGAGGCACAGCACCATCcactcttccctctccctctgctgtctCTCCCTCCACGTCGCTTTTCCAACGCCAGAACTCGAGCACAGACGACCTCCTCTCCTCAAGCCCAGAGAGTCAACCCGGAGGCCCCAAGGCCCCGACCAATGTCCTGCAGCCGACTAAAGCTGACCCACAGGACGGGGAGCGTCGGAAGAAAAGCACCCAGGCAGTTCTCGTGATCCAGGGCGACCCGTACCAAGCCCCAGAGCGTGTTGCCCGGCTTCATAGTGAACTGGAACGTTACAGAGCCCAAGTAGATTCCCTGGAGCACCCCTCTGAAACTGAGGGCGGCCTGTCAGTGCTGGACGCCCGCTGGAAGGAGCTCCAGGAACAGCAGGAGAAAGACGCCCGGCAGCTGTCCATCGCCATCGCGCGCTGCTACACCATGAAGAACCGTCACCAGGACGTCATGCCCTACGACCTGAACCGCGTGATGCTGCAGTCCGGCAAAGACGACTACATCAATGCCAGCTACGTGGAGGACTTGTCCCCGTACTGCCCTCGCCTTATTGCCACTCAGGCTCCCCTCTCCGGCACAGCGGCAGACTTCTGGCTGATGGTGTATGAGCAGAAGGTGTCTCTGATCGTCATGTTGGTGTCGGAGCAGGAGCTTGACAAG GGAAAAGTTCTGCGCTACTTCCCAACAGAGCGCGGCAAGCAGGTCGCTCAGGGACCAATCACGCTCAGCCTGACCACGCAGAAGACGGCACCGACACACGTGGAGCGAATGATCAGCCTGCAGTACCGCGACCAAAGCCTGAAGCGCACCGTCGTCCATCTGCAGTTCACCTCCTGGCCGGAGCT GGCCCTTCCTGAGAGCAAGAGCAACCTGCTCCGATTCATCACGGAGGTCCATGGGCACTACCTCCATCAGAGGCCCTTACACACACCTGTTGTGGTGCACTGCAG CTCGGGGGTGGGACGCACCGGCGCCTTCTGTCTGCTGTACGCGgcgctgcaggagctggaggcggGAAACGGGATCCCAGATCTGCCCGTGCTGGTGAAGAAGATgagacagcagaggaagaacatGCTCCAGGAGAAG CTGCACCTGAAGTACTGCTACGAGTCCGTGTTGAAGCACGCGGAGAACGTCCTGCAGCGCCACGGCATCACCACCGCCACCTGCAGCAAGAACACCAACTCTGCAGCCACCAAG CCTTACTCGAGACAGGAGTCGCAGCAGGATATCGTCCTGGGCGGAGACATGCCCATCAGCTCCATCCAAGCCACCATCGCCAAGCTCAGCATCCGGCCGCCCAGCGCCACCGACCCGGCCATGGAGCAGGCGGAGGAGCCGGGCGGCTCCATCTTACCCGACCTGGACTCTCTGGGGACAGACATCCAGCTGTTCCAGGACGCAGACCCGCCGACAGATACCCAGCCCCCTTCCTCCTTCAGCCCGCCCCTCTCCTCACCTGCCcactctccacctcctcccaacGGCCTGGACGtcatctccccctcccctcctgcagAGGCTGTGCCGAGCGTCGTCCCACCCCCCgcttcctctgctccctcgTCCCTGGATCTTCTGGCCTCGATGACGCCAGAGGCCTTCTCCATGGAGGGAGGGGGCCGGGGGAAGCAGCGGGTGACCAGGCAGAGCTTCCTGCAGCCGGCGGAGGGTCAGGGTCTCCACAGGACTCTGGGGGATAAAGGTGACGACCCGCTCGGCACCCTGGACCCCCTCTGGAGCCTCAACAAGCAGTGA